The Streptomyces cathayae DNA segment CATCGACAGCCAGGACCCCGACACGGGTGACTGGACCCTGCACACCGAAGCCCGCGTCCGTGCTCTGGCCGAGGGCGCACCGGAGCCGTCCGAATCGCTCGAGGCGATCCGCGCCCGTCTGCCGCAGCATCAGGCCGCGGCCGACTTCTACGCGTGGAACGCCGAGCGCGGCAATCAATGGAACGGATCCTTCCAGGGCGTCGCAGAGCTGTGGCGTGCTGACGGCGAAGTTCTCGCCCTCCTCTCCTGCCCCTCCTCCCTCGTCGAGGGCCTCGCCCGTCACCACTTCCATCCGGCACTGCTGGACGCCAGTGGCCACTCCATGGCCGCCGCACGGCCGCTGACCGTCCCCGGTGAGGACGGTGTCTTCGTCCTCGGCGGCATCGACGAAGTCCGCTTCTACCAGCGGGCGTCAGTCTCCATGTTCAGCCACGCCCGGCTGCTTTCTTCTCCCCGCGAGGACTCCTTCGTCGCCGACATCGACATCCGTGACGACGACGGTCACCTGGTCGCGCAGATACGCGGCTTGCGCCTGCAGTACCTGGCCGGCCGCTCCCCCGCTCTGTTGCATCCCCACCACGAGGAACCCGTGACAGCAATCAGCACACCCTCCGCCCCCACGGTCGGCAGCGGTCCCGACACCTGGCTGCATGCCCTCATGTGGGAAGAGGCGGCCCTTCTCGCCGACACCTCAGCCGCATCCGCGGGGAACGGCTTCTGGTTCGTCCTGAGCGACAGCGGTTCCACCAGCCGCGCGTTGGTACGGGAACTGACCAGCCGTGGACAGCGCGTGGTCGTCGTCACCGCCGGTGCGGGCCGCATGGCCGGAGCCGGCGACCGCTACCGCATCGACCCGTCGAAGGAAGAGCACTACCGCGAGGTTCTGGGTGACATCGCCCGCGACGGCACCTGCCGCGGCATCATCCACCTGTGGGCCCTGGATGCCCGGGTCGGCCTGGACGCCACACCCACCGAGATCCGTCGTGCCCAGCTCCTGTCCGCCCGCAGCGTCCTGCATCTGACCCGGGCGCTGGAGCATCACTCTCTCGGGAACCCACCGCTGTGGCTGGTCACCCAGCTCGCCCAGGCCACCGGCACCGGAGAGCAGGTGCGCCATCCCTTCCAGGCGGTGCTGTGGGGTCTGGGGCGCACCCTGGCCGCCGAGGCTCCCTCGTTGTCGCCCCGTCTGGTCGACCTCGACCGGTCCGCTGCCAGCATTCCGGCCCTGGCCGATGTACTGCAGCGAGCCGATGACGAGGACCAGGTCGCTCTGCGCGAAGGCCGGCGCCTTGCTGTTCGGCTGCGCCCGGCTGCCGACTGTGGTGCCGTACCGCGTGCGCTGTCACTGCCGGCACCCGGCGTTCTGGACGACCTGCAGCTGTCCGAGCTCCCGCCGCGCGCTGTGGCCGCCGACGAGGTCCGCATCCAGGTCAGTCACGCCGGTGTCAACTACCGCGATGTGCTGATGAGCCTGGGCATGTACCCCGGTCAGGACAACCGGCCGCCGGTGCTGGGCTGGGAGTGCGTCGGCACGGTCACCGAGGTGGGCAGCGCCGTCACCGATGTCGCCGTGGGCGACGAGGTCGTCGCCATCGCCGAAGGTGCACTGGCGCATGAGGCCATCACCCGCAGCTGCCTGACCGCGCCGAAGCCGACGCGGCTGACCGCAGCCGAGGCCGCGACCCTGCCCGCGGCCTACCTGACCGCGCACCACGCCCTGAACGGCCTGGCCCGCCTCGAGCGCGGTCAGAAGGTTCTCATTCACTCCGCCACAGGCGGCACCGGGCGAGCAGTGCTGAGCATCGCCCGCTGGAAGGGAGCCCGCGTCTTCGCCACCGCCGGGAACGAGGCCAAGCGTGAACTGCTGCAGAAGCTCGGTGTGGAACAGGTGGCCGACTCCCGCAGCCTGGCCTTCGTCGACGTCTTCAGGCGGGCCATCGGCGAGGAGGGATTCGACGTCATCTGCAACACCCTGACCGGCGATGCCATCGAAGCGAACCTGTCGCTCATGGCCCCTTACGGGCACTACCTCGAGCTGAGCAAACGCGACATCCTCGACGACAACCATCTGTCGCTGGGAGCGTTCGCCCGCAACCTCTCCTTCCATGCCATCGACGTCGTCCACATGGTCCAGCACGCACCCGAACGGGCCGGCCGGATGCTGCGGGAGGCCACCGCCCTGGCCGACCAGGGCGTCGTCGAGGCGCTGCCGCACACGGTGTACCCGGTCGAGAAGGCCGCGGACGCCTTCCGGCTGATGGCTCAGTCCCGCCACACGGGAAAGATCGTTCTGTCGTTCGGGGAGACGACCACCAGCACGGCGCGTGGGGCACGGACCCGCCCCGTTGCCATCCACGCTGACGGCACTTACCTGGTCACGGGCGGGGCAGGCGGCATCGGCGGCCGCCTGGCGCTGTGGCTGGCCGATCAGGGGGCCCGGCACCTGCTGCTCACCGGCCGAAGCCCGATGCCCCGTTTGGACCTGCCCTTGGCGGAGAACCACCCCCAGGCAGCAGCGGTCGCCGTGCTGAGGCAGCTGAGCGCTCGTGGTGTGAACGTGACCTACGAAGCCGTCGACGTCGCCGACGCCGAGGCCATGGAAGGGCTGCTCGCGTCCCGCCGCCGAACGGGGATGCCACCCATCCGTGGTGTCTTCCACGCGGCCGGCGTCATCGACTACACCCCGCTCAGCGAGATGACCGGTACCGAACTCGACCGGGTACTGGCTGCCAAGGTCTCCGGCGCGTGGAATCTGCACCGTCTGCTGAACGAGGAACCGGTGGACGCCTTCGTGCTGTTCTCCTCCGGTTCTGCCCTGCTCAACTCACCGATGCTCGGCGGGTACGCGGCCGGCAACAACTTCCTCGACGCCCTGGCGCACTACCGGCACGCCCACGGGATGCCGGCCGCCGTCGTCAACTGGGGCTTCTGGAACAGCGTCGGCATGGTGGCTCGCACGGAACAGCGGGAGGAGCGCACCCTGCTCCCGCAGGGCATGCGCTCCTTCAGCCCCGACGACGGACTGGCGCTGCTCGGAAGGATTCTTGCCGAGGGCCGGGTACACACCGCGGTACTGCCGGCAGACTGGTCCGCATGGGCGCGCGCCTATCCGTCTGCCGCGGCCGCGCCGCTGCTGAAGCACCTCATCAGGGGCACGCGAACCGACAACGAACATGCAGCGGAATCCGGTGAGCGGGTGACCCCGCCTGCCGCACCGACCACTGTCGGCCCCGCCGAGTCTCAGCAGCCCACCGCGTTGGCTCCCTCCCCCTCCCCCGTTGCAGTGCCTGCACCGCCTGCGTCCGTCGCCGAGACGGCATCGCGGCCTGCGACGACTCCCGTAGCGCCGGCCGGGGAGCTGCTGGACTTCCTCAAGCAGGAGGTCTCCGTGGTCATGGGCCTGCGCGCGGAACGCGTCAACGTCAACCGGCCGCTCAACCGGCTCGGCATGGACTCCCTCATGGCCGTGGAACTGCGCAACCGCATCGAACGCCGCTACCAGGTCAAGCTGCCCATGGTGCAACTCCTCAAGGACGGCACCATCACCACCGTCGCCCAGGCCCTGGCCACCGAACTCGCCCCGACCGGGAACGCGGACACCGCCCCGTCGAACACCGCATCTGAATCCGCCGCAGCAGTCAGTAGCCCTGACGAGGGCACTACCACACGGGTGGCCGTGGCATCCGGCACCGAGGCGGTCGAGGAAAGTGCGCAGCCCGTCCGTCCGACCGACCGGCCGGAAGCCGGCACCGCAGATGGGGCGCCGGCCGGGGAGCTGCTGGACTTCCTCAAGCAGGAGGTCTCCGTGGTCATGGGCCTGCGCGCGGAACGCGTCAACGTCAACCGGCCGCTCAACCGGCTCGGCATGGACTCCCTCATGGCCGTGGAACTGCGCAACCGCATCGAACGCCGCTACCAGGTCAAGCTGCCCATGGTGCAACTCCTCAAGGACGGCACCATCACCACCGTCGCCCAGGCCCTGGCCACCGAACTGAACTCCACCAACGCCTCGGCCTGACCGAGCGAGTGACGAGGACCTCTCTGCCCATGAAGACCACCGACATCCGCATCGCCGGGCTCGGCACCTACATCCCGGACATCGTCGACGCCCGCAAGGCAGTGGCACTTGGCCTGTACGACGCCGACGACTACGAGTTCTACGGCTGGACCGGCGCCGCCGTCGCCGACGACATGCCCGCCCCCGACATGGCAATCGCAGCGGCCCGGCAAGCGCTGGAGCGCTCCGAACTGCACCCGCACGACATCGACATGCACATTCACGCGTGCGGCCATGAACAGGGTCCCGAGGGATGGTCGCCGCAGCACTACATCCTGCGGCACCTCACCGATCGCGACGTGCCCTCCTTCCGCGTCTGGCAGGCCTGCAGCGGTCTGATCGGCTCGCTGGAACTGGCCGCCTGCTACCTCAAGGCCGTTCCCGAGCGCACCGCTGCGCTGCTGACCGGTGCGGACAACGTCGGCACTCCGCACTTCAACCGGTGGGCGTTCGGCATTCAGAACGGCGTCGTGGGTGATGCCGGCAGCGCTGTGCTGCTGTCGAAGACCGAGGGATTCGCGAGCCTGCTGTCGATCAACACCGGCTCCACCGCGGAGGTAGAGGAACAGTACCGGGGCAATGAGCCGCTCTTCCCGCCGTCGCTGACGCTCGGCCGCGGGATCGACTTCAAGGAGCGACTCGCCGCCACTGGTGGGCTCGAAGAGACGGTCGCTGAAGTCGTGCGCCGTCAAGGAGAGTTGCGCACCGAAATAGCGTTGCGCACCCTGGCCGAGGCCGGCCTGGAGCCGGGCGATGTCACTCGGGTCTGCCACGTGTTCACCGGCCAGGAGAGCTACCTGAAGGTCATCCTCGACCCGATGGGGCTCTCCCCTGACCAGGGCCTGCTCGACTTCGGTCGCAATCTGGGCCATCTGACCGTCAACGATCAGATCGTCGGTCTCACCCACCTGGTCGAGACCGGTCAGGTCGGTCCCGGCGACCACGTTCTGATCGTGGCGCACGGTGGCGGGGTGTCCATCACCTGCGCCGTCGTCCGTATCGACCAGCGGCCCACCTGGGCCGCCCAGTAACGCCGCGCCGCACACCGGCCCTCCGCGGAGGGCCGGTGTGTGTGCTGTCCGCCCCACCATTTGACATCAGGGGGTCAACACCGATGTCGTATCTCGCATCCTCACCACTGCTCGATGCCGAAGCGCTGATATCCGCCTTCGGCCTGCTGGGCATCATGGCCACCGTGTTCGCCGAGTCCGGGCTGATCGTCTGTTTCTTCCTGCCAGGTGACTCGCTGCTGTTCACCGCGGGCCTGCTGGTGGCCAACGATCAGATCCTGCACCAGCCCCTGTGGCTGGTCATGCTCGCCATCATTGTCGCCGCCGTGCTGGGCGACCAGTTCGGCTACGCCTTCGGCCGCAGAGTGGGACCAGCCCTGTTCCGGCGGCCCAACTCGCGTTTCTTCAAGCAGGAGAACGCCGAGCGCGCCCAGGAGTTCATGCTCAAACACGGCCCCAAAGCACTGGTGATGGCCCGCTTCATCCCCGTCTTCCGCACCTTCATTCCCATCACCGCCGGTGTGGGACGCATGCCGTACCGCACGTTCTTCTTGTTCAACGTGGTCGGTGCGGTGCTGTGGTCGGTCAGCCTCACGCTCGTCGGCTACTACCTGGGCCAAGTCGCCTTCGTCCGCGACAACATCGAAGCCATCGTGATCGGCATTGTGTTGGTTTCGGGCATCCCGATCATCATCGAAGGCATCCGGATGCGACGCCGGGTGCGCGGAAGCAAGGCCGCCGCCCCCGTGCTGCCCACCTCACCGTCCGCTACCACTGAAACGGAGCTGCCCCACTCATGATTTCGGCCCAGGACTTCTGTGATCTCCTCGCCGACCGCGGCTTCTCATTCGCCAGCGGTGTGCCCTGTTCCCACTTCGGCGGTCCGATCGCCCATCTGAGCACCCAGCCCGGCCGCTACGTACCCGCCCCGAACGAAGGCAGCGCCCTGTCCGTGGCCGCGGGCGCCGCGCTGGGTGGGCGACGCGCCTACGTCATGCTGCAGAACTCCGGCCTGGGCAACCTCATCAACCCGCTCACCTCGCTGGTGATGACCTACCAGTTGCCGCTCCTGACCTTCACCAGCCTGCGCGGCTGGCCCGACCCGGCCACCGACGAGCCCCAGCACGCGGTGATGGGCCCGGCCACTCCAGGGCTGCTCGACAGCGTTCACACGCCTCACTACACCTTGTACGCCAAGGACGGCCCGGACGAGTTCGCCCTGGTTCTCGAACAGGCGGAAAAGGATTTGGCGGAGCAGCGCGCACCCTTCGTGCTGGTGGAGCGCGGCGCCATCGGAAAGGCCACCGCCGCCAACGATCCGTACTCCGAGGGGCTTGCCGCTGCGGAGGCCATCCGTGTCGTCACTGCCGCCGCTCCTCAAGCAGCCGTCATCGCCACGACCGGCTACACCGGCCGGGACACCTTCGCCGTGGCCGACGCTCCCGGAAACTTTTACATGCAGGGTTCCATGGGGCACGCCTCGTCCCTGGGCCTGGGAGTGGCGCTGACGCACCCGGAGCGGACCGTGGTGATCCTGGACGGGGACGGTGCACTGCTGATGCATTTGGGAGCGCTGTCGATGATCGGCCATGCAGCTCCTGCGAACCTGATCCATGTGGTGCTCGACAATCGGGTCCACGAGTCGACCGGAGGGCAGGCGACCACCTCAGCCACCACCTCGTTCCCCGGGATGGCCCTGGCGGCCGGCTATGCGAGCGCGATCGCCTGTGACAGCGAGGACACGGTGCGGAACGCGATGACACAGGCCCAGACCGTTCCGGGACCGCACCTGATCAACGTGAAGACGCTGCCGAGGACGGGGGCGATTCCTCCGCGCGCGACGAACGCGCTCAGCACACTGGACATACGGGATCGCTTCCAGCACAGCCTTCAGCAGTGACCCGACCCCCTGCCGGGCAAAGGGGAGCGGTGTCCCACGCTGAACGCGCGGGGCACCGCTCGCTCCCCTTCACCGACTCGTGCCTGTACTGTCAGGCTCCCTGTGCTGCGGCGGGCTGGTCGGCCTCCGGCTGGAGGCATGCCGCCACTGTCTCGGGGTCCATCGCGGCCAGGCTGGCAAACATGCGCAGAGGCTCGGCCAAGGTCTGGCAGCACATCACGTATTGGTTGCTGCGCCCCTTGGGGATCGCCTCGACTAGCTGCTGTTCCCTCAAGGGGGCCAGATGGTGGCTGACCAGCGTCTGGCTCAGACCGGTGGCCTCCTGCAACTCCTTGACGGTCCGGGGGCGCTGCGCGATCAACAGGATCAGCATCAGCCGGGTTTCGTCCGCCAGCGCCCGCAGTTTGGGCGCCAGCATCTGGGCCCGTTCGCGCTCGCTGAGCCACTGGGCGGGGTCACTGACCGCAACCCTCAGCTTCGATGGCCGGGCCATCGCCACCTCCCTCTCAACGCCGGGGCCGCCCTCCGGCCCCGCCCTGTCCTCGCCGGACAGGACGGACCGGACTGCGGATTCGATCCTACGCATGGTCCTGAGCCCGGATGATCAGGAGGCTGCAGGAGCGTCGGCGCTGCTGTGCGCAGCGGCGGTTTCGGCCTGCCCGGTGCCGTCGCCGTCGGCGACTCGGGCTCTGGGCAGGATGAAGGCCGCGGCCAGCGCCCCGACGACTGCGACACCTACGGCGATGAGCAAGGTAGCGGCGAACCCGTTGACAAAGGACTGCTGGGCGGCGTCCAGTACCCGTCGGCCGGCACCGCCGCCCAACTGCTGAGCGACGACGGACGCTCCCGCCAAGGACTCGCGTACCGCCTCTCCCGCCTCACCGGGCAGTTGTGCCGCCTCCGGAAGGTCGTCGCGGTAGAGGGTGGCGATCGCGCTGCCGCTGATGGCGATACCGAGCGCGCCGCCGACCTGCATACCCACGTCCGCCACAGCGGAGCCTGCGCCTGCTTGGCGGGCGGCGGAGACCACCAGGATGGCGTCGACGGCGGCCGGCAGGGCGATGCCCATACCGAAGCCGAACACGGCCAGCCCCCACAGCGCCTGGGCCTCGTCCTCAACCTGCAGGCCGGCCAGGATGCCCAGGCCGACGGCACACAGCAGCAGGCCGA contains these protein-coding regions:
- a CDS encoding type I polyketide synthase — protein: MPHDPTPAADPVSEPIAIIGMAGHFADATSPEELWEMLLQGRDAITDIPPERYDVDAVYDSTPRTPGRTVSRWGGLLRDIDAFDAEFFGISPREADRMDPQQRLLLEVAYEALEDAGQPLPRIAGTDTGVFIGQLGGDYWHLQYEDRDQLDLYAMTGAASRAITSGRLSYAFDLRGPSFTVDTACSSALVAVHNAVQAIRLGECPLAIAGGVNIVLLPEEGVVYSGAGMLASDGRCKFADASGDGFVRSDGIGAVILKPLSAALADGDRVRAVIRGSAVGNDGQSSGYLVTPAVEGQRDVLRRAYANAGIDPADIDYIEAHGTGTSVGDPVELEALADIVGPRAADRRCLVGSVKTNIGHAEAAAGIAGLIKAVLCLENKTVPPNLHLKNPNPAVDWDNQPLIVPTQATPIPERGRPAIAGVSSFGFSGTNAHLVLEAAPEPAATETDGEEPDERSELLVLSALSPEGLTEAARRMADHLGGPGTRHSLRDICYSAARRRTTHDARLALPADSHAEAAAALRGFAEGEDEPGLSFSDYTDPGARPRIVFVFPGQGSQWPGMGRELLDTEPVFTRTMEACDEAVKAETGWSVIELLRSADEERLKQLDVIQPTLWSMEIALAELWRSWGVEPDAVIGHSMGESAAAYISGALSLPDAAAVICRRSRLAKRLSGRGTMAWVALPAEEATAALVGFEDEVAVAAINSPTSTLLSGDGDALTRVLAALDASGVDNRRVNVDFASHCPQMDALRDDLLAELSHLTPRPGRVPLHSTLLNEAIDGSGMDADYWVRNIRQPVDFVGAVRGQLDLGDTVFIEVSPHPLLVTGIRETSRLHTGADTTAVSSLRRHTGERACLLTSAATLHTVGTPLDFDRLTEGGRYVSLPSYPWQRTRHWISSTPAPATPAAAPSSAAATTEGAAEQPPHPLLGRPQPAEGTSRVWQGPLALADNAYLRDHRIQDTIILPGTAHLELVSAAARTMLRSDALSVSDVHYHRALFLDEGGPAPEVRVTADPRPDGSLHFRIDSQDPDTGDWTLHTEARVRALAEGAPEPSESLEAIRARLPQHQAAADFYAWNAERGNQWNGSFQGVAELWRADGEVLALLSCPSSLVEGLARHHFHPALLDASGHSMAAARPLTVPGEDGVFVLGGIDEVRFYQRASVSMFSHARLLSSPREDSFVADIDIRDDDGHLVAQIRGLRLQYLAGRSPALLHPHHEEPVTAISTPSAPTVGSGPDTWLHALMWEEAALLADTSAASAGNGFWFVLSDSGSTSRALVRELTSRGQRVVVVTAGAGRMAGAGDRYRIDPSKEEHYREVLGDIARDGTCRGIIHLWALDARVGLDATPTEIRRAQLLSARSVLHLTRALEHHSLGNPPLWLVTQLAQATGTGEQVRHPFQAVLWGLGRTLAAEAPSLSPRLVDLDRSAASIPALADVLQRADDEDQVALREGRRLAVRLRPAADCGAVPRALSLPAPGVLDDLQLSELPPRAVAADEVRIQVSHAGVNYRDVLMSLGMYPGQDNRPPVLGWECVGTVTEVGSAVTDVAVGDEVVAIAEGALAHEAITRSCLTAPKPTRLTAAEAATLPAAYLTAHHALNGLARLERGQKVLIHSATGGTGRAVLSIARWKGARVFATAGNEAKRELLQKLGVEQVADSRSLAFVDVFRRAIGEEGFDVICNTLTGDAIEANLSLMAPYGHYLELSKRDILDDNHLSLGAFARNLSFHAIDVVHMVQHAPERAGRMLREATALADQGVVEALPHTVYPVEKAADAFRLMAQSRHTGKIVLSFGETTTSTARGARTRPVAIHADGTYLVTGGAGGIGGRLALWLADQGARHLLLTGRSPMPRLDLPLAENHPQAAAVAVLRQLSARGVNVTYEAVDVADAEAMEGLLASRRRTGMPPIRGVFHAAGVIDYTPLSEMTGTELDRVLAAKVSGAWNLHRLLNEEPVDAFVLFSSGSALLNSPMLGGYAAGNNFLDALAHYRHAHGMPAAVVNWGFWNSVGMVARTEQREERTLLPQGMRSFSPDDGLALLGRILAEGRVHTAVLPADWSAWARAYPSAAAAPLLKHLIRGTRTDNEHAAESGERVTPPAAPTTVGPAESQQPTALAPSPSPVAVPAPPASVAETASRPATTPVAPAGELLDFLKQEVSVVMGLRAERVNVNRPLNRLGMDSLMAVELRNRIERRYQVKLPMVQLLKDGTITTVAQALATELAPTGNADTAPSNTASESAAAVSSPDEGTTTRVAVASGTEAVEESAQPVRPTDRPEAGTADGAPAGELLDFLKQEVSVVMGLRAERVNVNRPLNRLGMDSLMAVELRNRIERRYQVKLPMVQLLKDGTITTVAQALATELNSTNASA
- a CDS encoding ketoacyl-ACP synthase III family protein; amino-acid sequence: MKTTDIRIAGLGTYIPDIVDARKAVALGLYDADDYEFYGWTGAAVADDMPAPDMAIAAARQALERSELHPHDIDMHIHACGHEQGPEGWSPQHYILRHLTDRDVPSFRVWQACSGLIGSLELAACYLKAVPERTAALLTGADNVGTPHFNRWAFGIQNGVVGDAGSAVLLSKTEGFASLLSINTGSTAEVEEQYRGNEPLFPPSLTLGRGIDFKERLAATGGLEETVAEVVRRQGELRTEIALRTLAEAGLEPGDVTRVCHVFTGQESYLKVILDPMGLSPDQGLLDFGRNLGHLTVNDQIVGLTHLVETGQVGPGDHVLIVAHGGGVSITCAVVRIDQRPTWAAQ
- a CDS encoding DedA family protein, giving the protein MSYLASSPLLDAEALISAFGLLGIMATVFAESGLIVCFFLPGDSLLFTAGLLVANDQILHQPLWLVMLAIIVAAVLGDQFGYAFGRRVGPALFRRPNSRFFKQENAERAQEFMLKHGPKALVMARFIPVFRTFIPITAGVGRMPYRTFFLFNVVGAVLWSVSLTLVGYYLGQVAFVRDNIEAIVIGIVLVSGIPIIIEGIRMRRRVRGSKAAAPVLPTSPSATTETELPHS
- the aepY gene encoding phosphonopyruvate decarboxylase, which codes for MISAQDFCDLLADRGFSFASGVPCSHFGGPIAHLSTQPGRYVPAPNEGSALSVAAGAALGGRRAYVMLQNSGLGNLINPLTSLVMTYQLPLLTFTSLRGWPDPATDEPQHAVMGPATPGLLDSVHTPHYTLYAKDGPDEFALVLEQAEKDLAEQRAPFVLVERGAIGKATAANDPYSEGLAAAEAIRVVTAAAPQAAVIATTGYTGRDTFAVADAPGNFYMQGSMGHASSLGLGVALTHPERTVVILDGDGALLMHLGALSMIGHAAPANLIHVVLDNRVHESTGGQATTSATTSFPGMALAAGYASAIACDSEDTVRNAMTQAQTVPGPHLINVKTLPRTGAIPPRATNALSTLDIRDRFQHSLQQ
- a CDS encoding ArsR/SmtB family transcription factor, coding for MARPSKLRVAVSDPAQWLSERERAQMLAPKLRALADETRLMLILLIAQRPRTVKELQEATGLSQTLVSHHLAPLREQQLVEAIPKGRSNQYVMCCQTLAEPLRMFASLAAMDPETVAACLQPEADQPAAAQGA